In the Candidatus Roizmanbacteria bacterium genome, CCGCAGCTGTTCCAAACATCCAAAGATAGAATGACTTCCTACTGATAACAAACCGAATTTCTGAATAATTGAAAATTATGTAGTGGAATACCAGTGATACGAGCAACAAGTAGAAGAAAAAGTGTGTAGCGACTCCTAAAAACAAGCTGACTAGAAATGCTATCATGTATCGTTTCTTTAACTTAGATGAACTGGTAAGCCTTTCATAGCTATAGATAGTTGTAAGTGTGAGAAGTTGGAGTATTGAGTAGCTTCTAGCCTGTACTGACCAAGTAATGAAGAAATAAGATAAGGATGCAAGTAGGCCGGCAGAAAATGCAGCAACCTTGTGTGACACTTTACTAGCAAGTAGATAGATCATGGCAGCTATCAAAGATCCGACAATAGCGAACGGAAGTTTTGCCGACCATACAGAGGTACCAAACAAATTAAAGGATCCCGCAATAATAAGATGTGCCAATCTATTATTTTGTTCCATAGTCAATCCAAAATAACTCATTGCCCCACCTAGATCATTTAAGATGAGTTTGGCCTGATTTGCGGAGCTGAATTCATCCACCCAGAATGGAGTCTGTTGCAGAAGGCCGACAAGTCGATAGATCAGAGAGAGGCATGTAAGAAACGCTACAATGGGCCATATTGAGAGTTGCTTAAAATATTTATTCATATCCATTAATTTTTCTTACTTCTGAAGGCAGCGATTTTAATTGTTTAAAGAACAAATCATCTTCTTCATCCCATCCATTTGTTCTGGATATTACTCTCAAAGTCGCTGTGTTACTTCTGGTAACTGAGTTTTTACCATTCCAAAATACCGGTTTATCGATTCTTATCGAAAGCTTACCAACGGCTATATCTAAAGGTACCTCAAAAACGATCTCCGTATCAGTCCACAAGCTTACGTTCAGTGGTTTGCCATTTGCTTGCAACGTGCTTTTTTTATCAGTATTCCAGCCAAATCGTCTCCCATGTAGGACTACTTTGGTTGAATTATATACTATCGATGGTTGTTGGGAATATATTACAGGGTCGTAACTTTGCCTCAGAAGATAGTTCTGCAGAAAGCCAATTCCAATGTATAGTCCAACAACAATCATTCCATATGCTAGAGCTACAGCGAAATTGCGCGTGACGTCTCGTAAGTTGAGAGGTCTAAGTTCAAAACTCCAGCTAATAAACTTATATAAGTATGCAAGGTACTGTCTAAGAAGCTTTGCTATGTGTCGGATGTACGGCAGATGGTTTGATACTAGATGTGATTTCATAGTTGTTTTTCTATCGTCATGGTGGACCAATTGGAATACTCCAAAACCTACAAATATGAAGACCAAGCCGATGCCTTCTCGGCGATGTTGATCATTCCAAACGAGGAAGTTAGCGCGCCTATAACCAGAAGAATACTACCTAAAGCAAACTGGAAGCGACCATTTACTCCACTTCCAAAGAGGAATAAAATCCAAACTACAATCAGAGAGTAGGTTACGGCTTCAAAGTTATATGCTAACAAAAAAGTATCGGTAATGAATCCAATTACGAAAATTATAAATAGAGGGATGATGTGTCTTGTCGCTAACACATTTAACGCTCGGTAGATCCTTTTTTGAT is a window encoding:
- a CDS encoding IPT/TIG domain-containing protein — protein: MKSHLVSNHLPYIRHIAKLLRQYLAYLYKFISWSFELRPLNLRDVTRNFAVALAYGMIVVGLYIGIGFLQNYLLRQSYDPVIYSQQPSIVYNSTKVVLHGRRFGWNTDKKSTLQANGKPLNVSLWTDTEIVFEVPLDIAVGKLSIRIDKPVFWNGKNSVTRSNTATLRVISRTNGWDEEDDLFFKQLKSLPSEVRKINGYE